In a single window of the bacterium genome:
- a CDS encoding DUF11 domain-containing protein produces MKSGKGHHPISRIGQLFMLLWLPISTAFGQGSLGGVAWLDQNQNGLRENNERGFSGIKAVLLLQTGDNQFTRIGEYVTETTGLYLFIVPAGRYSVQFALPDGYQFSTPHVGFSDDLDSDVENPNGSTAVFTLANGSNITHVDAGYIQTGGADLFLRKQMTTHQAFIGQEYTYLINLVNNGPDPAINVAVQNHLSQMVELLQVYPEPEDRSAQPLRWFIPNLAVGETWSAELTVRPLTGGVDDSRCCVSTTSNDPDPSNNCDNTPINVDLPVELSSFEAHSVGGAVKLVWVTESETENAGFILLRSTDEQGPYERVNDLLIDGRGTTPTRQQYEYTDKNVLQNQTYFYKLADVNYQGQMEYHGPVSVLVTKPQEFQLLQNYPNPFNSETRIPFVLAEDGFVRLEIYNLLGQRVRTLVASEMTAGPQSVVWDGRNEQGLSLTTGAYLFVLQTGERRQTRKMHLVR; encoded by the coding sequence ATGAAATCGGGAAAAGGGCATCATCCAATCAGCCGCATAGGGCAACTTTTCATGTTGCTGTGGCTGCCGATCTCAACTGCCTTCGGACAAGGATCCCTGGGTGGCGTCGCCTGGCTCGATCAGAACCAAAACGGCCTGCGGGAGAACAATGAAAGGGGCTTTTCCGGGATCAAAGCAGTTCTGCTGCTGCAAACCGGCGACAATCAGTTCACCCGCATCGGAGAATATGTGACCGAGACCACGGGATTGTACCTCTTTATTGTTCCCGCCGGTCGATACTCTGTGCAGTTTGCACTGCCGGACGGCTACCAATTTTCCACTCCTCATGTCGGGTTCAGTGACGATTTGGATTCAGATGTAGAGAATCCGAACGGATCAACCGCCGTATTCACCCTGGCAAATGGAAGCAATATAACGCATGTGGATGCCGGCTATATCCAGACAGGCGGTGCAGACCTGTTTTTACGGAAACAGATGACCACACACCAAGCCTTCATCGGCCAGGAATACACCTATCTCATCAACTTGGTCAACAACGGGCCGGACCCAGCGATCAACGTAGCGGTGCAGAATCACCTGTCGCAGATGGTGGAATTACTGCAGGTGTATCCAGAACCAGAAGACCGGTCCGCACAACCCTTGCGCTGGTTCATTCCCAACCTGGCGGTGGGAGAAACCTGGTCTGCAGAATTGACCGTACGGCCGCTGACCGGCGGCGTGGATGACAGTCGCTGCTGCGTCAGCACCACCAGCAATGATCCGGACCCCAGCAACAACTGCGATAATACGCCGATCAACGTGGATTTGCCCGTGGAGCTCTCCAGTTTTGAAGCGCACTCTGTGGGCGGCGCCGTCAAACTGGTCTGGGTCACCGAGTCAGAGACGGAAAACGCCGGCTTTATTCTTTTGCGCAGCACCGACGAACAAGGCCCCTATGAACGTGTCAACGATCTGCTGATCGACGGCCGTGGAACCACGCCCACCCGTCAACAATACGAATATACCGATAAAAATGTTCTGCAAAATCAGACTTATTTTTACAAGTTGGCAGATGTAAACTATCAGGGGCAGATGGAATATCACGGCCCCGTTTCCGTGCTGGTGACCAAACCGCAGGAATTTCAGTTGCTGCAGAACTATCCCAATCCATTCAACTCGGAAACGCGGATCCCTTTTGTTCTCGCTGAAGATGGATTTGTCCGTCTGGAGATCTACAATCTTCTCGGACAGCGGGTGCGCACTCTGGTCGCCTCAGAGATGACGGCCGGACCACAGAGCGTGGTTTGGGACGGTCGGAATGAGCAAGGATTGTCCCTGACCACCGGCGCCTATCTGTTTGTTCTGCAAACCGGTGAGCGGCGACAGACACGGAAAATGCACCTGGTCCGGTGA
- a CDS encoding sigma-70 family RNA polymerase sigma factor, which produces MAFDQLLLRYQAMVLRVAYKTLQQEDDAKDAAQEIFLKIYRSLAGFKPEARFSTWVYRITVNQCYNV; this is translated from the coding sequence ATGGCATTCGACCAATTACTGCTGCGCTATCAGGCGATGGTGCTTCGTGTGGCTTATAAAACACTGCAGCAGGAGGATGATGCCAAAGATGCGGCGCAGGAGATATTTCTCAAGATCTATCGCAGCCTTGCGGGGTTCAAGCCTGAGGCCCGTTTCAGCACCTGGGTTTATCGGATTACGGTGAATCAATGCTACAATGTGAT